In a single window of the Acipenser ruthenus chromosome 8, fAciRut3.2 maternal haplotype, whole genome shotgun sequence genome:
- the LOC117406794 gene encoding WW domain-binding protein 4-like has translation MTDYWKSQPKKFCQYCKCWIADNKPSIEFHERGKNHKENVHAKISEIKKKSIDKAKQEERMSKEFAAMEEAALKAYQEDLKRLGVDSASSTPASTAIPRQKARKKVSAAVSEGAGVWVEGVTDDGHTYYYNTATGESRWDKPDGFQERSSRETEEKSASSPWVEAFTAEGYTYYYNTVTGVSKWENPEDSVTPPGVAQDEGSGDSAESVEPPSLEPDSESAEHSTDEGGGAEPAAQKTEEGVGAEPAAQNTEEGGGAEPAAQNTEEGGGAEPAALGEAQKHKISFRWKSPAEEKSNLSEENSKSEDEEEPKEETSSPDAEEESKAKRKQKSNPYGVWEQIQEEEEDPYKQVDMQLPQVESYPTGPDIPQEPKVKFKERTITSLGDETGEAVVFKKRKLENGKSRNLRQRRTDE, from the exons AT GACAGACTACTGGAAATCACAGCCAAAGAAATTCTGCCAATACTGCAAGTGCTGGATAGCAGACAACAAGCCT agTATTGAATTTCACGAACGAGGCAAGAACCACAAGGAGAATGTTCACGCCAAGATCAGTGAG ATTAAGAAGAAGAGCATTGACAAAGCTAAGCAGGAGGAGCGCATGTCAAAAGAGTTTGCAGCGATGGAGGAGGCAGCTCTGAAAGCTTATCAGGAAGATCTTAAGAGATTAGGCGTTGATTCAG CTTCATCCACGCCAGCATCCACAGCAATTCCAAGACAAAAGGCAAGAAAGAAAGTTTCAGCAGCAGTTAGTGAGGGAGCAGGCGTCTGGGTGGAGGGAGTCACTGATGATGGCCACACGTACTACTACAACACAGCAACTGGAG AATCACGGTGGGACAAGCCTGATGGGTTTCAGGAAAGATCTTCTAGAGAAACTGAAGAG AAATCAGCAAGCAGCCCCTGGGTTGAAGCTTTCACTGCAGAGGGTTACACCTACTATTACAACACAGTAACAGGAG TCTCGAAATGGGAGAATCCTGAGGACTCTGTCACTCCGCCTGGTGTAGCCCAGGATGAAGGCAGTGGGGACAGTGCAGAGAGTGTGGAGCCTCCCTCCCTGGAGCCAGACTCTGAAtcagcagagcacagcactgatGAGGGGGGCGGGGCAGAGCCTGCAGCTCAGAAGACTGAGGAGGGGGTTGGGGCAGAGCCTGCAGCTCAGAACACTGAggaggggggcggggcagagCCTGCAGCTCAGAACACTGAggaggggggcggggcagagCCTGCAGCGCTGGGAGAAGCGCAGAAGCACAAGATCAGCTTCAGA TGGAAAAGTCCGGCTGAAGAGAAAAGCAATCTCTCTGAGGAGAACAGCAAATCGGAGGACGAGGAGGAACCCAAGGAAGAGACCTCCTCCCCTGACGCAGAGGAGGAGAGCAAGGCCAAGAGAAAGCAGAAGAGCAATCCATACGGAGTCTGGGAACAAatccaggaggaggaggaagacccATA TAAGCAAGTGGACATGCAGCTGCCTCAAGTGGAATCCTATCCAACAGGGCCCGACATTCCTCAGGAGCCCAAAGTGAAGTTTAAAGAGAGAACCATCACCTCCCTGGGAGACGAGACCGGGGAAGCAGTGGTCTTCAAAAAGAGAAAGCTCGAAAACGGCAAATCTAGAAACCTCAGGCAGCGACGAACGGATGAGTAG